The genome window GATAATTGCAATCCTATGGTGCTCTTGATCGAATGTTATAAAGCATAACATTTCGTCTCGAAAAGTTATCTCAGCTCCTAGGACTCGCATCCACCAATCGATTTTTTTTTCATAATGGCGAGTTGTAAGTACGATATGAGCTAAATAGCTTGGTTTTCTTGCGTCGGTGTCAGGGCATGGAATTGGAAAGGTTTTTTCTTTTGTTAACATTATATCCTCAGTTATTTCTTATTAATTTCGAATGAAATAGATTATCAAAGACTTCAATTAATGTTAAATCAGGATCGGTTGGCAATTGAGGTATTCTCTTGATGATAAAGCCATCGCTTCGAACCACCAAACAACCGCCAGTCTCTAGTCCTAATCTTGTATGAAATTCGAAGTTACTTATTTCAAAGTCATCTGTGGAATCTTGCCCAATTGATGGAACCGATACTGGAATTTTCCAAATTTTCTCAACTCTATTTGTAGTTTTTGTCCAAATGTCCTTATGGGATTTCCAACATAGAAGACTTAAAGTAAAGTTCGAAACCAAGTCCCTAGTCGAAAGAGATTCCTCTTGTCGTTCAGACCATAAATGGGGAAGAAGCGAACCGGAAATGGAGGATTCCAAATAATCTCCCCAAGCATCTACGGGATTCGGACGAATTGCTTCATCTCTATCAATAAAGCCAGAATAGAGCTCCTTACCAAGATCCAATCCCAGTGTTAGAAAAACGGATTTCTGATTCTGTAAAGCAAATGCTATTTTACGACGAGCCGCTTCGCCTTTTTTACTAAATTCACTGAGTGAGCTCAAAGGTTTGGTACCGATCGTAAGAAGCTTTTTAATGATTCCTGCCTTGGATTTTCTGGGTAGTAATTTGAGTGGAAATTTATTAAAGCCACCTTCCAACTTCTTCATTCCACCGGGATCTAAACCAACAGATGCAAATACTTCTTCGGAAATACTGTTCAATTTGCGAGTAGCAATTGCTAGTTTTTGGAAACTTTCTTTTCGTTCTTGGTTGAAAGATAAAAAGATTCGATGTAAATGTTCAGTGTTTATTCCGGTTTCTCTTGCCAGAATCAAGCGCCAAGCAAGACTCATTGCGTCCTCTATCCCATGATTCAGTCCAAACCCACCGATTGCAGAAAATCCAAATGCGGCATCACCAATTAGAAATGCGTCATCTTGAAATACAGATTCTGACTCCCTCAGTTCCATGGACCAGCATCTAGCAGAATGTATATTGATGGAAAAGTCCTTAACTCCAATAGCACTTAAAATATATTGTTTGAGTTCCGCGTGAGTAAAATCCTTTTCGGAAACAAGTTTCTCGATGATAGGCAAAGTCAGAACCCATTCATCTGCATGATTGGATTGGATTGTTAATGTTCCCGCGAATTTTTCGTTCAATATCCA of Leptospira sp. GIMC2001 contains these proteins:
- a CDS encoding FAD-dependent monooxygenase is translated as MIHKFRPNPEKRILIVGAGISGSILALQLAKFGIKSVIIDKRSTIDSHPRGNVFSARSLEIIRSIDFELAEELREISPPPLKLRYITWCTSLNGLELGKCTPIGNDTYYTVKLLEASPCRPIQLSQRIVESKLRNLLLENEHIEYFENTKIIYHKHLVDRHFVTLLGPENHIASLDFRYLVGADGATSCVRKFLGIKSSTEKMQAVLQIHFSADLSEFVKTRSGPLYWILNEKFAGTLTIQSNHADEWVLTLPIIEKLVSEKDFTHAELKQYILSAIGVKDFSINIHSARCWSMELRESESVFQDDAFLIGDAAFGFSAIGGFGLNHGIEDAMSLAWRLILARETGINTEHLHRIFLSFNQERKESFQKLAIATRKLNSISEEVFASVGLDPGGMKKLEGGFNKFPLKLLPRKSKAGIIKKLLTIGTKPLSSLSEFSKKGEAARRKIAFALQNQKSVFLTLGLDLGKELYSGFIDRDEAIRPNPVDAWGDYLESSISGSLLPHLWSERQEESLSTRDLVSNFTLSLLCWKSHKDIWTKTTNRVEKIWKIPVSVPSIGQDSTDDFEISNFEFHTRLGLETGGCLVVRSDGFIIKRIPQLPTDPDLTLIEVFDNLFHSKLIRNN